The region CCAGCAACATGATCCAAACAAGAAAAGAAATCGTAAGGGCAACAATCAATGTTTCCCGCGAAATCGCGCGCTCTGAAAAAGGAATCATAGCGGCGTAGGCCCACGCAAAAATCGGTACGAGGATATAGCCGATTTTAGTGGATATGTAGGAATCCGCAAAATAACGGACTGTCAGCGTTTCTAAACGTTTTTTAAAAGAGGAGAAAATCATATTGATGAATATTGACCCGATTATTGTACCGATTGTAATACTTTTTGATGTGGCTTTCAACAAGAAAGGAGAACGGAGGAGTGTAAAAAAAAAGGCTGTTCCAAAGTTGGAACAGCCTGTATCTTTAATCGAGATATTTGCTCAATTATTGATCTTTACGAAAACCGCCGCGATCACGGCCGCCGAAGGGCTTTTTTTCCATCGGTTTGGCTTCGTTGACGATCAGAGGACGTTCCATAAAGGAATAGTTATGGAACATTTCTTTGGCTTTTTCAGCTTCTTCAGCCGTTGCCATTTCGACAAAACCAAAGCCTTTGGACTTCCCCGACAACTTGTCTACAATGATTTTGGCTGAGGTGACCGAACCAGCTTGCGAAAAGAGCTGGGTAAGACCATCGTCATCAGCGCGGTAGGACAGGTTGC is a window of bacterium DNA encoding:
- a CDS encoding RNA-binding protein, which produces MNSNKLYVGNLSYRADDDGLTQLFSQAGSVTSAKIIVDKLSGKSKGFGFVEMATAEEAEKAKEMFHNYSFMERPLIVNEAKPMEKKPFGGRDRGGFRKDQ